ATAATGACCGCTGGTTTTCCAGAGGGCGGCATCCATAATATGCGGAGTAATTACTATCTGGTATCCGCGTTTTAAATGCTCTTTTTGCTCATAATCCTCGATGATCGTACGCAAAAGTGCTCCCTTGGGATGATAAAAAACCAGGCCCGCCCCGGCCTGCTCGTGATAAATATCAAAGAACCCTAGCTGCGGCCCCAGTTTCCGGTGGTCGCGCAGTTTCGCTTCCTCTAAATTTTTTAAATACTCATCCAGCTCTTTTTGCGAATTAAAACAAGTGCCGTAAATCCTCTGCAGCATAGGATTGGTTTCAATCCCGTGCCAATAAGCCCCGGCTACCGAGAGCAGCTTAAAAGCCTTGATCTCTCCGGTAGATTTTAGATGCGGCCCGCGGCAAAGATCCAAAAAAGCTTGGCCGGTTTTATAAATAGAAACCGTCTGGCCCGCTAAATCCTGAATAAGCTGGACCTTATAATCTTCTTTTAGCTGTTTAAATAATTTGATTGCCTGGGCCTTATTTAATTCTTCGCGTAAAAAAGGGTCATTTTTTGCGATAATCTGGCGCATCTTCTTTTCAATCGCCAACAGATCCTCGTCGCTAAAAGGCTCCTGCTTATCAAAATCATAATAAAATCCGTCTTCAATTGCCGGGCCAATGGCTAATTTTACCTCTGGCCAAAGCTCCTTTACCGCCTGCGCCAGAACATGGGAACACGAATGCCTTAAAGTAGATAGATCCATATTTTATACTTTATAAAAAAGTTTAATTGGGCCCAAGTGGACTTGAACCACTGACCTTTGCGATGTCAACGCAACGCTCTAACCAACTGAGCTATGAGCCCCGGCACAATAATATTTTATTTAGTGGGCAAGAAGGGAGTCGGACCCTTACGACCTTGCGGCCAACAGATTTTAAGTCTGTCGTGTATGCCATTCCACCACTTGCCCGAAATATTAGGCGACGAGCGGAATTGAACCGCTGAATAGTTGTTTTGCAGACAACTGCCTTACCACTTGGCTACGTCGCCAAAAATTATAATATTTTTTTCACCTGTTTGACAATCTCTTCAGTATCCGCTAAACAGCCTATCCCCGCCGCCCCGCAGGCAAGCAGGCCGCTAGCCGGGGCAATAAATTTATAGTCGCAGGATTTTAATTTCGCGATATTGCTTTGGGTAACTTTATTTTTGTACATATTCTCATTCATTGCCGGAGCAATTAAAACCTTGGCTTTGCTCGCGCAGACCGTGCAGGTTAAAAGATCGTCGCAGATGCCGCAGGCAAGCTTGGCGATGATATTGGCGGTTGCCGGAGCAATCAAAATTAAATCCGCTTTTTCCGCCAAGGATATATGCTCAATCTCCCAGGCATCCTGCTCTTCAAATATCGCCCCCCGATAAACCCGGTTACCGCTCAAGGCTTGAAAAACAATCGGTTTAATCAATTCTTCCGCTTCTTTAGTCATAACCACATTGACGATAAAACCGCGTTTTTTGAGCATCCGGACCAGCTCGCAGGCTTTATAAATAGCAATGCTGGCAGTTACGCCTAAAATAATATTCTTTCCCGATTTGGTCATTATTCTTTTGCTTTTAGTTTTCTGGCTTCAATCTTGCCCGCCCCAATTTCATGTAAAGCCACGCTGGAGGGCTTGACTGAAGCATCATCGGCAACTAATTTTGGCTGGCCTTCGGCAATCTCTAAAGCCCTTTTAGAGGCTAAAATTACCAGTTTATAAATTGACCCCATACTCTTGTCTAATAATTGCTCCCTGCCCTGATAATCCATCTCTACCCCCGAAAGTAAAATGTTAAGCGTTGATCTCTTGTAAAAATATATCTTTTATCTCTTTGAGTGCAATTTGCAGATTTTGATTCAGGACGCAGTAGTCAAAACCAGAAGCTGCCAATAACTCCCTGCGCGCCAGGCGGATGCGCTGGGCTACCTCTTTTTTATTAGTCTTACTGCAGCGGTTTTCGATCCTGGCCTTAAGCACATTAAGCGAAGGCGGCAAAACAAAAACCGTTACCGTGTTTTTAGGATATATTTTTTTAAGAATCCTGGCGCCCTTAAGATCTAAACATAAACCAAGGTTTCTGCCGCTTTTAAGCCGGCTCTCCAGCGGCTCCCTGAGCGTTCCGTAATAATAGCCCAAATACCTGGTCCATTCAAGAATTTTTTTTGTTTTTAAGAGCCGGCGAAACTCTGCTGTGGTAACAAAAAAATAGTCCTTACCCTGCCTTTCTCCTGAACGCTTGGGGCGGGTGGTAACCGAGCACGACTTTGCAAGCAGCTTGCCTATTTTTTTATCTTGGATTAAGCTGGTCAGAAGGGTGGTTTTGCCGGAGCCTGATGGCCCGCAGATAACAAAAATTTTTCCCGGCTCATTTTGTCTTTTATCGGCTTTCACTACTCTATATTCTGTACCTGTTCGCGGATCTTCTCAATCTGGCTTTTCATCTGTACGGCCCGCCCCGAAATAACCAGGTCAAATGATTTTGCCGCCAAGGTGTTGGCCTCCCGCTGCATCTCCTGAGTGATAAAATCTAACTCTTTGCCAACCACGCCGCCCTTGATAATCTTTTGCTGAAAATTCTTGATGTGAAAATTCAGGCGGTCGATCTCTTCGGCGATATCCGCCCCTTTTAAAAAAGCCAGGCGCTCTTCTTGGAGTGAGATCTTATTAAGCCTGTTTTTTATCGCCACTGTAAAACGCTGCTTAATAAAAACTAAATCTTTCTTTAACCGCTGGCTTCTGCTTTTTAATAAACAGGCCAGGGCGCTGCCTTCCTTATGCCGGGCGCTCAACAATCCTGTAAGTGCTTGCAAAAATATGGGTTTAAGCTGTTCCCAAATATGCCCGCCTGCGGACTTATTTTCTTTTAGCGACAAAATCCCCGGCAGCCGGATTAAAGAATCCAGGCTTAGGCTGTCGTTAATCTTGAATTCTTTCTTGATGCTATTCAGCTGGTGCAAATAATTTTTAAGCAGCTTGCGGTTTACAAATATCCCCTGGGCCAGCTGCTCTCTTATGTTGATGGCGCAATAAATCCTGCCCCGGCTGATTCTACCCTCGATTTCTTTTTTGAGCTTGTCTTCCAAAGAAATCCATCCGTCGGGTAAATTAAAAACACTTTCCAAAAATTTATGGTTGGTGCATCTTAATTCCACGCTGATCCTGCCGACGGAATTAATCTCAATCTCGTGGCTGCCAAAACCGGTCATACTGCTGATCGTTTTTCCCATTTTTAAGCCCAAACCCTGTGCTTAAATTCTTTCTGCACTATATTTTTTGTGGTATAAAGATCGACGATAATCTCGTCGGGCCTAAACCAGAGCTTGATTTCTCTTTCGGCTTCGGAATCATTGGATGAAACATGGATTACGTTTTCATAAACTCCGCTGGTGGTAATCCTGCCGTAAGAACCGCGGATGGAAGTTGACTCCGCTTCTTCGGGGTTGGTCGAGCCGGCTAAATCCCGGCATTTCTTTATCGCATCATTACCCCAATAAACCAAGGCCATAACTTTCTTGCGGTCATGCAGCTCTCCCTGTAAATATTTAATAATCTCGCCAAAGAAAGGCTTATCTTTTAAGTGCTGGTAATGATCCTCGGCCAGCGCTTTTGATACGCGCACCATTTTTGCGGCCACAATTTCAAGTTTAGTTTCGGATAACCGCGTAAGAATATTACCGGTCAAAGATTTCTTCAGCCCGTCGGGTTTAATTAAAATTAAGACTGCCTGGCCCATTATCTATTTTCCTCCTTGTCTACGAAGACAACACCCGCGCAATATCGCTAAGCGCGGGGTGCCCCTTTAATTACATTGACTATGCGTTGTAAATCTTCCTGTGAATAAAATTCGATATTAATGTGCCCGCGTTTTTTTCGCTTACTGATTCTGACTTTAGTGGCCAAGGCATGCTGCAGTTGCTCTTCCAGGACCGCCACTATCGGTTCACGCTGGCCTAGTCCAATATTTCTTTTTATTGATTTGGGCCGCTTACTTTTAATCAAGTTCTCCAACTCTCGTACTGAAAGCCCCTTAGAAATAATATCCTGGGTGAGCCTGCGCTGATCGTTAGCATCTTCAATCTCAAGCAGGGCGCGGCCATGGGCAAAACTAATCCGGCCTTTTTTCATCTCCTCCTGAATTTCATGCGGGAGTTTGAGTAAACGCAGGGTATTGGTAATCGAAACCCTGGCCTTCCCTAAAACCTCACTGATTTTCTCCTGGCTAACCTGAAATTTATCAATCAGGTGTTGATAGGCATGCGCTTCTTCAATGGGATTCAATCCTTCTCTTTGGATATTTTCAATTAAAGCCAATTCCAGAGAGTCCTGATCATTTACATCACGGACAATAATTGGTATATCTTTGAGCCCCAATGAGTTAGCTGCACGTAACCTTCTTTCTCCGGCAATTAATTCATAATTGTCGCCTTTGCACCTGACTAAAAGCGGCTGGATAACACCTTTCTCTTTGATTGACTGAGCCAGCTCTTCAATACTCTGTGGATCAAAGTCTTCGCGCGGTTGAAATGGATTTGGTTTTATTTGTCCAGACTGGACATAAATAACTTCTTCTTTATGCACTGTGTTATCAACTACTTTCTCGGGAATTAACGCTGCCAAGCCTTTTCCTAAAGCTCTTCTCTCCATAAACCGCTCCTTTTGCCCACAAGGGCATACCCGCGCAATTTGCGCTACCTAGCGCACACCGACGCAATACTTATTAGCGTCGGGTGCCAATGCTAAGTGCGGGGTGTTGGAATTTGTGAATTTACCGGTAAACCTAAAATTTCTTTACTCAGCTCTTCGTACTTCTGAGCCCCCAGAGAATCCTTATCATACAAAGCAATGGGCTTACCAAAACTTGGTGCCTCAGTTAGGCGGATGTTTCTAGGGATTACTGTATTATAAACTTTATCTTTAAAATGATTGCGTGCCTCTTGAATAACTTCTTTGGTAAGGTTGGTGCGAAAATCTGCCATGGTTAAAAGCACTCCTTCGACACTTAGAGCAGGATTAAGATTTTCTTTCACAAGCCTAATAGTGTTATGTAGTTGCGTTAATCCTTCTAAAGCATAATATTCACATTGGACCGGAATGATTACGGAGTCAGCAGCGCATAATCCATTAATTGTTAGCAACCCTAAAGAAGGCGGGGAATCGATAATCATAAAATCATAATTATTTTTTTCAATTTGCAGGGCCCTCTTTAATCTATATTCCCGACCCAATGCCCCGACTAGTTCTACTTCTGCGCCGGTTAAATCTAAATTCGAAGGGGCCAATACTAGATTATCAATTGCGGTTTTTTGTAAAATATCGGCGAGTCTTGCTTCTTCGAGTAAAATATGGTAGGTACTTTTTTTAATGTCATGCTTGTTTATGCCAATACCGCTGGTAGCATTGGCCTGAGGATCCAAATCAATGAGCATAACCTTCTTGCCGGCCATCGCCAGATAGGCTGTGAGGTTAATTGAAGTAGTGGTTTTTCCTACCCCGCCTTTTTGATTGCAGATTGCGATTATTTTACCCATTGATATTATTATAGTTACGTTTAGTTCCCCGAGGAACCCCGTCTTTTAACTAAATAAATTATCTCAGAACTAAAATAGTTGTCAAGTGTTTTCTTGGCCCGGAATCACGCTTACGCGTACCTTCGCCGGCTTAGCTCCGGCCATGCCAAAAAGGCCTTTTTTCTCCTCGGACAAGCTCTCAATCTTAACCTGGCTGCGTGGTAGTTTTAATTCTTTCAGGGCTTTTTCAATCGCCTCTTCCACGGTTTTGCCTTCAGATTCTACATATTTCACTTTTTTCATTTTTGAATATTGATACGAAATTGGTAGCCCAGCATCAATATACTGTTTACAAACCAATAAAGCACTAACCCTGATGGCATTTGATAGAAAATCACACCAAACATGATTGGCATAATAATGGACATCATCTTCTGCTGCTGAGCAGCTTCTCCAGATACTTTCCCCATAGATATCTTCTGCTGTACAAACATACCGATAGCCATTAGAATTGGCAGGATATTCAATTGATTACCCAAGAAAGGTATTGAATTTTTAAAGACAAAAAGCTTATCCGGTGAAGATAAATCCTTAATCCACCAGAAATGCGCTCCTCTTAAAGCTACTGAACGGATCAATG
The nucleotide sequence above comes from Candidatus Omnitrophota bacterium. Encoded proteins:
- a CDS encoding flavoprotein — translated: MTKSGKNIILGVTASIAIYKACELVRMLKKRGFIVNVVMTKEAEELIKPIVFQALSGNRVYRGAIFEEQDAWEIEHISLAEKADLILIAPATANIIAKLACGICDDLLTCTVCASKAKVLIAPAMNENMYKNKVTQSNIAKLKSCDYKFIAPASGLLACGAAGIGCLADTEEIVKQVKKIL
- the rpoZ gene encoding DNA-directed RNA polymerase subunit omega, with the protein product MDYQGREQLLDKSMGSIYKLVILASKRALEIAEGQPKLVADDASVKPSSVALHEIGAGKIEARKLKAKE
- a CDS encoding Jag N-terminal domain-containing protein, which translates into the protein MKKVKYVESEGKTVEEAIEKALKELKLPRSQVKIESLSEEKKGLFGMAGAKPAKVRVSVIPGQENT
- a CDS encoding YicC family protein, producing the protein MGKTISSMTGFGSHEIEINSVGRISVELRCTNHKFLESVFNLPDGWISLEDKLKKEIEGRISRGRIYCAINIREQLAQGIFVNRKLLKNYLHQLNSIKKEFKINDSLSLDSLIRLPGILSLKENKSAGGHIWEQLKPIFLQALTGLLSARHKEGSALACLLKSRSQRLKKDLVFIKQRFTVAIKNRLNKISLQEERLAFLKGADIAEEIDRLNFHIKNFQQKIIKGGVVGKELDFITQEMQREANTLAAKSFDLVISGRAVQMKSQIEKIREQVQNIE
- a CDS encoding nucleoside-diphosphate kinase, which produces MGQAVLILIKPDGLKKSLTGNILTRLSETKLEIVAAKMVRVSKALAEDHYQHLKDKPFFGEIIKYLQGELHDRKKVMALVYWGNDAIKKCRDLAGSTNPEEAESTSIRGSYGRITTSGVYENVIHVSSNDSEAEREIKLWFRPDEIIVDLYTTKNIVQKEFKHRVWA
- a CDS encoding AAA family ATPase, whose product is MGKIIAICNQKGGVGKTTTSINLTAYLAMAGKKVMLIDLDPQANATSGIGINKHDIKKSTYHILLEEARLADILQKTAIDNLVLAPSNLDLTGAEVELVGALGREYRLKRALQIEKNNYDFMIIDSPPSLGLLTINGLCAADSVIIPVQCEYYALEGLTQLHNTIRLVKENLNPALSVEGVLLTMADFRTNLTKEVIQEARNHFKDKVYNTVIPRNIRLTEAPSFGKPIALYDKDSLGAQKYEELSKEILGLPVNSQIPTPRT
- the gmk gene encoding guanylate kinase; the encoded protein is MKADKRQNEPGKIFVICGPSGSGKTTLLTSLIQDKKIGKLLAKSCSVTTRPKRSGERQGKDYFFVTTAEFRRLLKTKKILEWTRYLGYYYGTLREPLESRLKSGRNLGLCLDLKGARILKKIYPKNTVTVFVLPPSLNVLKARIENRCSKTNKKEVAQRIRLARRELLAASGFDYCVLNQNLQIALKEIKDIFLQEINA
- a CDS encoding ParB/RepB/Spo0J family partition protein; translated protein: MERRALGKGLAALIPEKVVDNTVHKEEVIYVQSGQIKPNPFQPREDFDPQSIEELAQSIKEKGVIQPLLVRCKGDNYELIAGERRLRAANSLGLKDIPIIVRDVNDQDSLELALIENIQREGLNPIEEAHAYQHLIDKFQVSQEKISEVLGKARVSITNTLRLLKLPHEIQEEMKKGRISFAHGRALLEIEDANDQRRLTQDIISKGLSVRELENLIKSKRPKSIKRNIGLGQREPIVAVLEEQLQHALATKVRISKRKKRGHINIEFYSQEDLQRIVNVIKGAPRA